A region of the Candidatus Eisenbacteria bacterium genome:
GGCACGAGGGCCGAGTAGACGGTGGTCTCGCGTCGGCGGATGCGCGCGAACACCTCCTCCGCGTCGGCGAGCTGCGGCACCCATTGGGGCGACACAAACGCACTGGCTTCGATCTCCTCGTAACCCGCGTCCGAGAGCGCGTCCACGAAGGCCACCTTGAGGTCGGTCGGAACCGTCTTCGGCTCGTTTTGGAGCCCGTCCCTCGGCCCCACTTCGACCACGCGTACTTTCACGGGCGTCTCTCTGGATCGGCAGGGGGGCCGCCGCCTTCCGCCGCCGGCTCGAGGACGACGAGCAGGTCGCCGAGCTCGACGCGCTCCCCCTCACGGCACCGCACTTGGGCGACCCTACCGTCCTCGGGCGCGACCAGGCGGAATTCCATCTTCATCGCCTCGATCGTCACGAGGAGCTCTCCTTCGCGCACGTGGCCGCCCTCCGAGGCCGCCACCTCGACGACGCGCCCGGTCATGGGCGCGCGAAGCTCATCCGCCGAGAGCGCGGCCTTGGCCTGAGCTTCCGGACGGTCGTGCTCGAAGAGATAGGACCTCCCTTCGCAGGAAACCCAAACGCCGCGCCGGCCCGGCGCCACGGCGCAGCGGGTCGACTTCCCGCGCGAGCGCACGTGGAACCAGGAGCCCTCGCGGCTCGCATCCGCCTCGACCCTTCGCCCGTCCGTCTCGAGCACGATGCGTCCGTCCTTCTGCTCGTAGACGAGAGGGAGGGGGTTCCCGCCATGGCGCAGGAGGAGGCGGCGGCTCACGGCGTCCTGCCCCAGGCCCCGAGGCGCCGCCACGGCGAGTAGCGGTCGGTCTCCTCCTCGCCGCCGCCGCGCGCGACCCTTGGAGCGGCCAAGAACGCCGCCGCGGCGACGAGCGCCGCATCGGGGATCTCCTTCGGAGCCTGCCATTCGCGCGATTCGACCGTGTCCGTCGACGTCTCTCCGCGCCGGAATGCCGCGTCCTCGAGCAGGTCGATCAGGAACGATTGGTTCGTGATCACCCCGAGCAGCGCGGTCCCGCGCAGCGCGAGCAGGAGCTTCGCTCTCGCGTCCTCGCGGTCGCGCCCGTGCGCGACCACTTTGGCCAGGAGCGAATCGTAATAAGGATGGAGCGTCTGCCCCTCCGCGATGCCGGAGTCGACCCGCAATCCTTCGACATCCGGCCAGGCGAGAAGGAGGATCCTCCCCGTCTGCGGAAGCCAACCGTGATAGGGATCCTCCGCGCAGAGGCGCGCCTCGATCGCATGCCCGCGCAGCTCGGGCTCGGGCCCACCCAGCGACTCCCCGACCGGGCGGCCCGCCGCGATCAGGACTTGCGCGCGGACGAGGTCGAGCCCGCTCCGCATTTCGGTCACCGTGTGCTCCACTTGTAACCGCGTGTTCACCTCGAGAAAATAGAACGCCCCGTCGGCGCCCATCAGAAACTCGACCGTCATCGCTCCGGCGTACGAGGCGGCGCGAGCGAGCGAGGCCGCTGCGCGCTGCATCGCGTCGCGGATTTCGGGCGTCACCGCGACGGACGGGGACTCTTCGATCAGTTTCTGGTGTCGCCGCTGAAGGCTGCATTCGCGCTCCCCCAGCGGGACGACCTGGCGGCCATCGGCGAGAACCTGAATCTCGATGTGGCGCGCCGGATGGATGTATTTCTCGAGGAGGAGCCGCCCGTCACCGAAGGCCGATTTCGCCTCGCGCCGCGCCGCTTCGAGCGCGGCCGGCATCTCGTCACGCGCCTGCACGAGGCGCATGCCGCGGCCGCCGCCTCCGCCCGACGCCTTGAGCAGCACGGGATATCCGACCCGTTCGGCCGCCGCGAGCGCCCGCTCCACGGAGTCGATCCCCTCCGCCCCCGGGACGCACGGCACGCCGCACTCGGCCGCGGTCCGGCGCGCGGCGGCTTTGTCCCCGAGGCGTGCCATGCTCTCCGGCGAGGGGCCGATGAAGACGAGCCCCGCGTCGCGGCATTGCCCGGCAAAGGTCGCGCTCTCCGAGAGGAATCCGTAGCCCGGATGAATCGCGTCCGCTCCCGCGCGACGCGCCGCCTCGAGAATTGCCTGCGCGTTGAGGTAGCTTTGGGCGGGAGGAGCGGGGCCGATCGCGACCGACTCGTCCCCCGAGCGCGCGTGCGGCGCGCCGCGGTCCGCGTCGGAGTACACGGTGGCCGACGGGATCCCCATCTCCTTGAGCGTACGGCAGACGCGAACCGCGATCTCACCCCGGTTCGCGACCAGGACCTTTCGGAACGCGCGCTCTCTCTCGCCCGCCTCGCGGCCGCGCGTCGCGAAATCCGCGCGCGCCGGACTCACAGCTTCCAGGAAGGAGGGCGCTTCTCGAGAAAGGCGCCGAGTCCTTCCTGCCCCTCGGGCGAGGCGCGCAGCCCGGCGATCGCGCGGATCGCGTTCTCGAGCGCGTCGTCCCGATTCCGGGCGAGCGCCTCTCGAATGAGCCGTTTCGCCGCGGAGACCGCGCGCGGACCGTTTTCCGCGAGGGCGGCGACGAGCCGGTCCACGGCTTGATCCAGCTCACCGGCCGGAACGATCTCATGCACGAGGCCGATCTCCTTCGCCTGGACCGCGCCGAAGATCTCCGCGGTGAGAAAATAGCGGCGTGCTGCGGACCCGCCGATTTTCGGGAGCACGAAGGGCGAGATCACCGCGGGGGCGATCCCGAGCCGCGCCTCGGTGAAGCCGAATTGCGCCGTATCGACCGCGACCGCCATATCGCAGCACGCGAGAAGCCCCATCCCGCCCCCGAGCGAGGTGCCGTGCACGCGCGCGATCGTCGGAATGGGAAGCTCATCGAGCGTTCGATACATGGCCGCCATCCGCCGCGCGTCCGCTTCGTTCTCGGACTGGGTGTAGGCGACGCTCCGGCGCATCCAGTTCATATCGGCCCCCGCGCAGAAGACGGCCCCTTCCCCGGCAAGGACGAGGGCGCGCGGCGACCGTTCCGGCGCCGCCTCGTAGGATGCGCGCAGCTCCTCGAGCGCCCGTGTCAGCTCCGCAATGAGCACGTCGTCGAAGGCGTTTCGCACCTCGGGCCGCGCGAGCGTGAGCCGCGCGGCGGACGGCTTGATCTCGAGCTTGAGCCGTGAGAACTGGGTCATGGGTGCCGGGAGCGGAACGGGGGCGGAGGGAACACGTCGGCCGTTTACATCCGATACACCGGCGCCGGGCCGCGCGTGATCGGGGCGCAGAGCGCGGCGGAGAGGGCGAGCCCTACCGCTTCGCGCGTCTGAGCGGGATCGATCACGCCGTCGTCCCAGAGATGGCCGGTGGCGAAATAGGGGCTACCCTCTTCCTCGTATTTCGCGAGCACGGGATCGGCGATCGCCTTCGCCTCCTCGTGCGACAGCGTCTTCCCGTCGCGCGCGAGCTGCTCGCGCTTCACCTGGACGAGGACCTCCGCCGCCTGCTGCCCCCCCATGACCGAAATTCTCGAGTTGGGCCACGTGAAAAGAAAGCGCGGACGGTACCCGCGCCCGCACATCGCGTAGTTTCCCGCTCCGTGCGAGGCCCCGATCAGGACCGTGATCCGCGGGACCTGCGCGGTCGCGACGGCCTGGACCATCTTGGCGCCGTCTTTCGCGATCCCCCCCGCTTCGTACTTCTTCCCGACCATGAAGCCGGTGATGTTTTGCAGGAACAGGAGCGGAACCCGACGCTGCACGCAAAGCTCGATGAAGTGGGTTCCCTTGAGAGCGCTTTCCGAGAAGAGCACGCCGTTGTTGGCGACGACGCCTACCGGATATCCCATCCAGCGACCGAAGCCGCAGACCAGCGTGGTCCCATAGCTCGCCTTGAATTCGTGGAATCGGCTCCCGTCCAGGAGCCGCGCCAGCACTTCCCGGACGTCGTACGGCTGCTTCAAATCGGTCGGCAGCAGGCCGTAAATCTCGTCGCACGGATAGACCGGGTCCTCGGGCTCCTCGAGGTCGAGGTCGACGCGCTTTACACCGTTTAGGTTCGCCATGATGCTCCGGACGATCTGGAGCGCGTCCGCCTCATTCGACGCCATGTGGTCCACCACGCCGCTCACGCGGGCATGAACCTCGGCTCCTCCCAAATCTTCCGGCGTGACCTCCTCGCCGGTGGCGGCCTTCACGAGCGGCGGCCCCCCCAGGTAAATCGTCCCGGCTCCCTTCACGATGACGTTCTCGTCGGACATCGCGGGCACGTAGGCCCCTCCCGCGGTGCACATGCCGAGAACGGCGGCAACTTGAGGGATGGCCTCGGAAGACATGACCGCCTGGTTGTAGAAGATACGGCCAAAATGCTCCTTGTCGGGAAACACCTCAGCCTGCAACGGAAGAAACACTCCACCCGAATCGACCAGGTAGACGGCCGGGAGCCGGTTTTCGAGCGCGATTTCCTGGGCGCGGATGTGTTTCTTGATCGTAATCGGATAGTAGGTGCCGCCCTTGACGGTCGCATCGTTCGCCACGATCACGCATTCGCGGCCGGAAATGACGCCGATGCCGGTGACGATGCCGGCGGCCGGGATTTCGTCGTTATAGAGGCCGGTGGCCGCGAGGGGGCTCAATTCGAGAAAGGGCGTATCGGGATCGAGCAGCCGCTCGATCCGCTCTCGCACCAGGAGCTTCCCTCGGTCTCGGTGGAGCTTCACGACATGAGGCGGCGCCGCGTTCGCGACCGCCTGGAGGCGCCGGCGCAGGTCCGCGACGAGCCCCTCGTGATGCGCGCGATTGCGCTGGAATTCGGCCGACCCTGTCTTGACGTGGCTTCTCAATGTGTCCATGGGACCCGAACACTCTAATCGCTGATCCTCCAAAGGGAAAGAGGGAGAATCGGTCCCCGTTCCGGCTTCAGATGCGCCCCCCGCTGCCGATGAACCTCCTGACCCGCTGCCCATTCTCACACGGAGGATCTCGTGTCCAGGAGCAAGGCCAGCCTAGCCCAGAAGCAGGCGGATCACAGGACATGGGCCCTCTTGGGTCTCGTCATCCTCGTGCTGCTGGGATTCGTCTTCACCGTTCAGACGCTCTGGGTGTCGATCGTACGGTCCGGATTCCTGGGCGACAACCTGCCGGCGAACGGGTGGATGCTCCTCGTGGGGCTCGTGGGGCTCACGGTTCTCTTCTGCTTGTACATCGTGCACCAGCAGACCAAGATCAACCAGTTTCGGGCGCGGCTCCTGAACGATCAGATGGAGTTGGAGCAATCACGGGGGCGGCTGGCCGAGCTCACGTCGTTGTTCCAACTCGGCAACAGCCTGCACATGGATCTCCCGCTGGACACGATCCTCGAAATCACCGTCCGCCGCGTGGCCAGCACGCTTCACTCGCACGATGTCGCGCTCTTTCTCTTCGAGCCGGATCGCAAGGCGCTCAAGTGCCGCGCGCGTTTCGGGCTCACGCCCAAGGAGCCGGAGTCCGAGGTTCGGGTGGGCGAAGGCGCGGTCGGATGGGCGGCGCGGCACCGCGAGCCCGTTATGATGGGCGCGACGGATCG
Encoded here:
- a CDS encoding ATP-grasp domain-containing protein, which gives rise to MSPARADFATRGREAGERERAFRKVLVANRGEIAVRVCRTLKEMGIPSATVYSDADRGAPHARSGDESVAIGPAPPAQSYLNAQAILEAARRAGADAIHPGYGFLSESATFAGQCRDAGLVFIGPSPESMARLGDKAAARRTAAECGVPCVPGAEGIDSVERALAAAERVGYPVLLKASGGGGGRGMRLVQARDEMPAALEAARREAKSAFGDGRLLLEKYIHPARHIEIQVLADGRQVVPLGERECSLQRRHQKLIEESPSVAVTPEIRDAMQRAAASLARAASYAGAMTVEFLMGADGAFYFLEVNTRLQVEHTVTEMRSGLDLVRAQVLIAAGRPVGESLGGPEPELRGHAIEARLCAEDPYHGWLPQTGRILLLAWPDVEGLRVDSGIAEGQTLHPYYDSLLAKVVAHGRDREDARAKLLLALRGTALLGVITNQSFLIDLLEDAAFRRGETSTDTVESREWQAPKEIPDAALVAAAAFLAAPRVARGGGEEETDRYSPWRRLGAWGRTP
- a CDS encoding enoyl-CoA hydratase/isomerase family protein (Catalyzes the reversible hydration of unsaturated fatty acyl-CoA to beta-hydroxyacyl-CoA); translation: MTQFSRLKLEIKPSAARLTLARPEVRNAFDDVLIAELTRALEELRASYEAAPERSPRALVLAGEGAVFCAGADMNWMRRSVAYTQSENEADARRMAAMYRTLDELPIPTIARVHGTSLGGGMGLLACCDMAVAVDTAQFGFTEARLGIAPAVISPFVLPKIGGSAARRYFLTAEIFGAVQAKEIGLVHEIVPAGELDQAVDRLVAALAENGPRAVSAAKRLIREALARNRDDALENAIRAIAGLRASPEGQEGLGAFLEKRPPSWKL
- a CDS encoding methylcrotonoyl-CoA carboxylase, coding for MDTLRSHVKTGSAEFQRNRAHHEGLVADLRRRLQAVANAAPPHVVKLHRDRGKLLVRERIERLLDPDTPFLELSPLAATGLYNDEIPAAGIVTGIGVISGRECVIVANDATVKGGTYYPITIKKHIRAQEIALENRLPAVYLVDSGGVFLPLQAEVFPDKEHFGRIFYNQAVMSSEAIPQVAAVLGMCTAGGAYVPAMSDENVIVKGAGTIYLGGPPLVKAATGEEVTPEDLGGAEVHARVSGVVDHMASNEADALQIVRSIMANLNGVKRVDLDLEEPEDPVYPCDEIYGLLPTDLKQPYDVREVLARLLDGSRFHEFKASYGTTLVCGFGRWMGYPVGVVANNGVLFSESALKGTHFIELCVQRRVPLLFLQNITGFMVGKKYEAGGIAKDGAKMVQAVATAQVPRITVLIGASHGAGNYAMCGRGYRPRFLFTWPNSRISVMGGQQAAEVLVQVKREQLARDGKTLSHEEAKAIADPVLAKYEEEGSPYFATGHLWDDGVIDPAQTREAVGLALSAALCAPITRGPAPVYRM